In Macadamia integrifolia cultivar HAES 741 chromosome 5, SCU_Mint_v3, whole genome shotgun sequence, a single window of DNA contains:
- the LOC122080054 gene encoding egg cell-secreted protein 1.4-like: MSGLLLILACTSMSTYAATSTTTSDLSKVTLKVPIAGLDTPFKGNPFIGILPPGLNPKVQHCWLSLHSTTGCVQQIFNFLWLAPPNPLTLESDCCKAITEVNNNCWLVMFPFYPQLPNILNGHCVKVGGIAPNVGPTDAAAPSS; encoded by the coding sequence ATGAGTGGGTTACTATTGATTCTTGCATGCACAAGCATGTCAACTTATGCTGCTACTTCAACTACTACTTCTGACTTATCCAAGGTTACACTGAAAGTACCAATTGCAGGTTTAGATACACCTTTCAAAGGAAACCCATTCATTGGAATCCTACCACCTGGGCTTAATCCAAAGGTACAGCATTGCTGGTTATCCCTTCACAGCACAACAGGGTGTGTGCAACAGATATTTAACTTCCTTTGGCTTGCCCCACCAAACCCTCTTACACTGGAATCTGATTGTTGCAAGGCCATTACTGAAGTTAACAACAATTGCTGGCTTGTAATGTTCCCTTTCTACCCACAACTTCCAAACATACTCAACGGTCATTGTGTTAAAGTTGGAGGAATTGCACCCAATGTCGGCCCAACAGATGCTGCTGCACCCAGCTCTTAG
- the LOC122079083 gene encoding cytochrome P450 86A1-like, whose amino-acid sequence MDTLLLFFVGAVTLSVYLFWFYLLSRNLSGPKAWPIVGSLPGLIANRARIHDWIAENLRRTGGSVTYQTSILALPFVARRQGFHTVTCNPKNIEHILRIRFDNYPKGPTWQAAFHDLLGQGIFNSDGDTWLIQRKTAALEFTTRTLRQAMARWVNRTIKSRFWPILAEAGMNHSPVDLQELLLRLTFDNICGLTFGKDPETLSPQLPDNPFAVAFDSATEATLQRLLYPGFFWRLKKVLGIGSERRLKESLKIIESYMMDAIIARKETPSDDLLSRFLKKKDINGNSFPSSFLSFIALNFVLAGRDTSSVALSWFFWLIMSHPHVEDKIINEISTVLKKTRGYDRQKWVEEPLVFDEVDQLVYLKAALSETLRLYPSVPEDFKYVLSDDILPDGTVVPAGSSITYSIYSVGRMKAIWGDDCSEFRPERWISSDGERYEPPKEGYKYMAFNAGPRTCLGKDLAYLQMKSVAAAVLLRHRLSLVPGHRVEQKMSLTLFMKDGLRVFVHPRDLEGDNSSVTTSSM is encoded by the coding sequence ATGGACACCTTACTTCTCTTCTTCGTCGGGGCAGTCACCTTATCAGTATATCTCTTCTGGTTCTATCTCCTATCCCGAAACCTATCCGGTCCAAAAGCTTGGCCTATCGTGGGAAGTCTCCCCGGTTTGATTGCAAACCGGGCTCGCATTCATGATTGGATAGCGGAAAACCTTCGACGTACTGGAGGATCCGTGACCTACCAGACTTCTATTCTAGCTCTCCCTTTCGTAGCTCGTAGGCAAGGCTTCCACACGGTTACCTGTAATCCTAAGAACATCGAACACATACTCCGAATCCGGTTCGATAACTACCCAAAAGGTCCGACCTGGCAAGCCGCCTTCCATGATTTATTAGGCCAAGGAATTTTCAACAGTGACGGTGACACATGGCTCATCCAACGGAAGACAGCGGCGCTAGAGTTCACAACTAGGACGCTCCGTCAAGCCATGGCTCGTTGGGTCAACCGGACGATTAAGTCCCGGTTCTGGCCCATTCTAGCCGAAGCGGGAATGAACCATTCCCCTGTGGACTTGCAGGAATTGTTGCTACGCTTGACGTTCGATAACATATGTGGGCTCACCTTTGGTAAGGACCCAGAAACGCTCTCTCCCCAGTTACCAGATAACCCGTTCGCCGTCGCGTTTGACTCGGCCACCGAGGCGACTCTGCAGAGGCTACTTTACCCGGGTTTCTTTTGGAGATTGAAGAAGGTTTTAGGAATCGGATCGGAGAGGAGACTCAAGGAGAGCCTTAAGATCATTGAGAGTTACATGATGGATGCAATCATAGCACGTAAAGAAACACCCTCAGATGACTTGCTCTCTCGCTTCCTCAAGAAAAAGGACATAAATGGAAATTCCTTCCCCAGCTCGTTTCTCAGTTTTATTGCTCTCAACTTCGTCCTAGCTGGCAGAGACACGTCATCCGTTGCACTTAGCTGGTTTTTCTGGCTCATCATGAGTCACCCGCATGTGGAAGATAAGATCATCAACGAGATATCTACGGTCCTTAAAAAGACACGTGGCTACGATAGGCAGAAATGGGTGGAAGAGCCGTTGGTTTTTGATGAAGTGGATCAGCTGGTTTATTTAAAAGCAGCTTTGTCCGAAACGCTACGATTGTATCCGTCCGTGCCGGAGGACTTCAAGTACGTTTTATCGGACGATATTTTACCCGACGGAACAGTAGTGCCGGCCGGTTCGTCGATTACGTACTCGATTTATTCGGTGGGGAGGATGAAAGCTATATGGGGAGATGATTGCTCGGAGTTTCGGCCCGAACGGTGGATCTCGTCGGACGGGGAGAGGTACGAACCGCCCAAAGAGGGTTACAAGTATATGGCGTTCAATGCGGGACCGAGGACTTGTTTGGGGAAGGACTTGGCTTATCTGCAGATGAAGTCGGTGGCTGCGGCGGTACTGCTGCGTCACCGGCTGTCGTTGGTTCCCGGTCACCGGGTTGAGCAGAAGATGTCGCTGACGCTGTTCATGAAGGACGGGCTGCGTGTGTTCGTACACCCACGGGATCTGGAAGGGGATAATAGCAGCGTCACCACTTCTTCTATGTAG